The following DNA comes from Bos indicus isolate NIAB-ARS_2022 breed Sahiwal x Tharparkar chromosome 3, NIAB-ARS_B.indTharparkar_mat_pri_1.0, whole genome shotgun sequence.
TCAGGAAGATTGAGCTTGCCACTGGGGAGGCTTGAAACTGTTACCTAAAGGCAACTTTTAGTTACTGTTGGTACTAGGTCTGTTAGAAGCTGGCAGTGGTGGGGCAGCAGGTGGTAGGGTTGCAACCTGACTTCTATGGAGAGCAGGGTTGAGCAAGCCCTATGGGTGCTGGCCCTGATGCTCAGGTTGTCCTGGTCCCCAGCGTATACTGGCCCGGAGGAGGAGGCCTCCCTGGAATTCCTGCTGACGGACTATGAGGCAGTGTGTGGCCGCCGGGCCCGGCTAGAGCGCGAGGTCCAGGGAGCCTTCCTCCGCTTCATGGCCTGCCTGCTCAAGGGCTACCGGGACTTCCTGCGCCCACTCACCCAGGCCCCCTCTGAGGGGTCTCGCGATGTTGACAACCTCTTCTTCCTGCAAGGTAAAGGCGACCTGACCTGTCTGTGCTTGGGAAAGGTATCATGGGATGGGTGACCAGGGGCTGGGCTCCATGGGGCAGTCAGGGGGCATGCGGAATCACACAGTTACTTGTTTCTAAACTCAGCTGGCATCTTTGTGGTCGCCAGCTTTGAGCCATGTGCTCTTCTGGGCCTGGTGAGGGGATAAGGGTACAAAGGTGAGTCAGCTGTGGCACTGgcctctgggaagcccagggcttGGTGGGGACACGATGACACCTGTGGTGAGCCAGCCCAAGGGCAAAACTCTCCTCTTGGTGACTCCCCAGTCTGAGGCCCTCAATGCCCACAGATAAAAGGGAAGGATGCCATGGGACCGTGGTACTAGGGCAGCTGAGCTGGTCAGCTTGGCGGGTAGGGCCAGAGGGGCCAGAGAGGATGGCTTTTATGGCCTTGGATGCCAAGTTGGCAGGGAGCCAAGAAAAGGGTTCAGAAGCGGGTGGCTGTGGTAGAGCCCCCAGTGACCACCCTCTTGGCCCCCTTCTCACCCATCAGGCTTCCTCAAGTCCCGAGAACGTTCCAGCCACAAGCTGTACTCCCAGCTGCTACACACACAGATGTTCTCCCAGTTCATCGAGGAATGCTCCTTTGGCTCTGCTCGGCATGCTGCCCTTGAATTCTTTGACTCTTGTGTCGACAAGGTATTGGGATCATCCCTTCTTTTTGTGCCCTCTGCTCTACTCTGAGCTCTGTCACCCCAGATGTAAACACTGTCTCACACATGGTGAGGCTGGCGCCCCTGTGCAGCGCACGTGACTGGCCTCATAGACACAGtcttcctgcccctctgccccttCCTCGTCCCCTGGCTGTGTCTCCGGGGCCCTGACAGAGTCTGGGCCCATCACCTCCTTCCCTGTGGCTGTGCTTTCTGGGGAAATGTCGTCTTCTGGATCCCTGGCCCTGCTCTGTGCCCACTGTCTGGCTGTCCCCTTTCTTACCATCCTGCTTCAGGTCCACCCAGAGCAGGAGAAGCCTGAGCCCGTGCCCCTGGTGGAGCTGGAGGAGCTGTCAGGCAGTGAGCTCACCGTGTTTATCATGCCTCCCGAGGAGCCGCCAGCGCCAGAGGGCAGTGAATCCACTCCCCAGTACTGGTGAGCGCCTCCCGCCCCCTCTCTTGCTCTGAGGCCCGATCAGCCGACTTAGTACCAACTGCACTCCATATGGCCTCTCTCCGCCCCTCCAGTTACGATGGGTTCCCCGAGCTACGGGCTGAGCTGTTCGAGGCTCCTCAAGAACAAGCTGGGGCTCTGCCTGTGCCAGGCCCTTCCCGCAGCGCCCCCAGCAGTCCTGCCCCTCGCCGCACCAAACAGGTAACCAGCAGGCGGGCCCCTGGAGGAATCTGACTCAGGCCAAGGACtgctgcttcagtttcttcatctgtaaaatgggtagaaTAGTACTTATCCCATAAAGTTGTTGGGAGGTTTCAATATGTCTGGCACGAAAGAGAGACATGAACCCTCACTGTTGTTACCATTGTCATCGTcctcatcttcactttctgaggACCCTGGAAATCCAGGGACTTGCTGCCTCTGCTGAGACACCTGCCCACGCCCAGGCTACGCATCTGTGCTTGGGAATCCAGGGCTGTGGGCACTGTCCCTGCCACCCCCTCAGCACACAGACCCTTTCTCAGGGTGGGCGCTGCTTCTCCCACACTGTTCAAGACCTGCCCTGGCATCATTCTCACCAGGTGTGTCCCCCGCCCTCTTTAGGAGATGAAGGTGGCGCAGCGGATGGCACAGAAGTCAGCAGCTGTGCCTGAGCTGTGGGCCCGGTGCCTGCTGGGCCACTGCTACGGGCTGTGGTTCCTGTGTCTGCCTGCCTACGTGCGCTCGGCGCCCTCCCGGGTGCGGGCGCTGCAGACGGCCTACCAGGTGCTGCGCCAGATGGAGAGCCGCAAGGTGGTGCTGCCTGACGAGGTGGgtgcccaggccccgccccgggGGCTGCAGCCGACGGGGAACACGGCACCAGTCCAGGAGCTGGGCAGGCGCTCCGTCACACTCACTGAATTAGTGAGCGTGTTCAGGTTGTCGCGGCGGGGACTGCGGGGTGGCAGGGTCCGCAGGAAGGGCGGTGGCTCTGTGAGCACtggggaggctggaggtgggcGCTCACTGCGGCTTGAGGACTGGGGCCGAGAGCGGGCCCACTCTCATCCCGCGTGTCTCCGGCCCAGGTGTGTTACCGGGTGCTGATGCAGCTGTGCTCGCACTACGGGCAGCCCGTGCTGTCCGTGCGGGTCATGCTGGACATGCGGCGGGCGGGCATCGTGCCCAACACCATCACCTATGGCTACTACAACAAGGTGCCCAGTCACTTGCctttggggtgaggggtgggatggtggcaGGGGTGTGCGAGGAGGGCGCTGTTCCCCGACACCTGTGGCCTTCCCCTCCCAGTGGAGATCGGGCCCGTACAGTCCAACAAGGTCCTGCGGCCACTATCGCACAGTCCTCCTCTAGTGTCTCAGCACCTGCAGAGGCTTGTCTCATACTGGGCTGCTTGAGTCTCACCCACAGCAGTCCTGGCAAGCAGCTTAGGAAAGTACCACCACCTCCCAGGAAGAGCTGATTGTGGAAGCCAGTATGCCAGGCTCTGCTCCAAAAACAGCATCCACATAAACCCATCTTACCTTTCCCACAGCTCTTTGAAGTGGAACAATTCTtgtccccatcttacagatgaggccGTGAGATTGCAGGGGGTTAGTAACTTGTCCGGGGTACCATAGTAAGTTAAGGGGTTAGGACACACACAGGCATATCGTTTCCTGAATTCAGGCCCTTCACCATGACACTAAACTGTTTCCtgttttttagatgaggaaactaatggccaaaaaaaaatgaactgatttCTTCAAAGCCCACAGTTTATAAACAGCAGTCTACAGACAGGTTGTTTCCACCGTTTCTTCTTCTACAACCCCTCAGGGTGGCCACTGCCACTCTCTCTTCTGGGCTCTTGTTCCTGGCTGAGCCCTTGGCAGGACAATCATAGGCAGGATGTCTGGAGGGAAAGGTGGTCGCTGGGCCCCCAGGTCAGGCAGTTGGCATCTAGCTGAGGCCCAGGGTATGGAGACAGGCCATCCGCATGGGTGAACACTGTGCTTGGCAGGCTGTGCTGGAAAGCAAGTGGCCGTCTGGCACACCAGGTGGGCGCCTGCGCTGGGCCAAGCTCCGGAACGTGGTCCTGGGGGCTGCTCAGTTCCGCCAGCCCTTGCGAGAACAGCGGCAGCGGCAGCAGAAGCGGGAGGAGGTGGAGACAGCAGCCCAAGAGGCAGGCAGCTCGAAGACAGGTGGGTAGGGACTGGTGACACGGGCAGGGGACAGGCCTGGAGAGCTGGggctggtccagtggctgacaTTCAGTGTGCTGAGAATGGAGAGACTACGCTTGGCTGGCAACAGAAGACACAAAATTCTGCCTGGGAGGAGCCTTGCAAACCCAGGTCCCCGGAGGAGCTCTGTTTTGGAGCTGGGGGCTAGGTTTCCAGCTGGCTGTCTTTTGACCCCTCCCTGTCTTCTGCAGAGCCCTATTTGGAGCGCCCCTCCCCTACCCGCCCGCTTCAGCGCCAGACTACCTGGGCCGGGCGAAGCCTGCGGGACCCCGCCTCACCTATGGGGCGCCTGGTGAAGAGTGGCAGCCTGGGGAGTGCCCGAGGGGCACAGCCCACCGTGGAGGCTGGTGTGGCCCACAGTGAGTGCCCTCatcccacaccccacccctcgGCCCGTCAGCTTCCCTAACCACTCGCCAGGTGGAGGGGTGGTGCTTTGTGCCAGGTACTGTAGGCTCTGGGGGAATCTTGCCCGGATTGTCATCACGGTAGGGCCTGTGGTGCCAGATTGCATAGCCAGGAATTGTGTTTACTCAGGTCCCAAggagggcctggactccatcttccCTGATTCTTTTCTGCCTTGCAGTGATAGAGGCCTTGGGGGTCCTGGAACCCCGGGGATCACCCATACCCTGGCATGATGGAAGCCTCTCAGACCTGAGCCTGACCGGGGAAGAGTCGGCACCTGGAGGCAGCCCAGGGGACTCAGGCTCAGCCCTGAGCACCCAGTCCACTGAAACCCTGGAAGGGCCAAGTGGGCGGGTGCCCAAGGCTGGTGGGCGTCAAGATGAGGCCAGCACCCCCCGAAGAGGGCTGGGCGCCCGCCTCCAACAGCTACTCACTCCTTCCCGCCGCTCCCCCACCTCTCGTGCCCCCCCGTCTGAGctgccccctgacctgcctccctcAGCCCgtcgcagccccatggacagcCTTCTGCACCCCCGGGAGCGCCCTGGATCCACTGCATCCGAGGTAACCATTAAGGGCAGGGTCCAGACACTTCAGCAcctggaggcctggggaggggctgcGAACCCACAGTGCCCAGAAGTGGGCCTTGAAGGGTGGCTGAGCCAGCTTCCTGGATAAAGAGCAGCATGGGGTTGGCTGACTGTGCTTTCTCTCATAATGGCAGAGCTCAGCCTCTCTGGGCAGTGAGTGGGACCTCTCAGAATCTTCTCTCAGCAGTGTGAGCCTTCGTCGTTCCTCAGAGCGCCTCAGTGACACCCCTGGATCCTTCCAGCCACCTTCCCTGGAAGTGAGGATAACCTCTCCCACACAGACTGCTGGGGCTCACATATATACCACACCCAAGGCATCCTGTCAGAGGCAGGggctggtgggaggtgggaggaggttgGGCTGGGCTGCGGAGGTTCAAGCCTGGGTGAGGAGCAGGGGCTCCTGAGCCCTGAGGCCAAAAGGGGCCTGCTTTCTGGGGCCTTTCGCCCACAGATTCTGCTGTCTAGCTGCTCGCTGTGCCGCGCCTGTGACTCCCTGGTGTACGATGAGGAGATCATGGCTGGCTGGGCGCCTGACGACTCCAACCTCAACACCACCTGTCCGTTCTGCGCCTGCCCCTTTGTGCCCCTGCTCAGCGTCCAGACCCTTGATTCCCGACCCAGGTGCCCAAAACCGGGCAGGGGCTGCAGGTGTGGCAGGGCAGCAGAGGCCTGAGGGCTGACCTTCGCGCCATCTCCCTGCAGCGCCCCCAGCCCCAAGCCTGCTCCTGCTGGTGCCAGCGGCAGCAGCAACGCTCCTGTCCCTGGGGGCCCAGGCCCTGTGCTCAGTGACCGCAGGCTTTGCCTAGCCCTGGATGAGCCGCAGCTCTGCAACGGGCACATGGGGGTAAGGGCTGGGCCAGAgcccagctgtgtgtgtgtgtgtggccctgTGGGTAGCCCCAGTGACGCTGAGGAGAGATGGGTACCAAGGGCAAGGGGCGTCCCAGAAGCTGCTGgacgtggtggctcagtgggaagcaGGGCTCTGAGGATGGGGCTGTGGTATatgccctccctgccctcccgcTTTGTGCCTGACAGACTGCCTCCCGGCGTGTTGAGAGTGGGGCATGGGCGTATCTCAGCCCCCTCGTGCTGCGGAAGGAGCTGGAGTCACTGGTAGAGAACGAGGGCAGTGAGGTGCTGGCATTGCCTGAGTTGCCTGCCGCTCACCCCATCATCTTCTGGAACCTTCTGTGGTATTTCCAGCGGCTGCGCCTGCCCAGTATTCTGCCATGCTTGGTGCTGGCCTCCCGTGATGGGCCCCCGCCCCACCAGGTCGGTGCCCTGACACAGTCCCCGCCTCCTCATCTCCTAGCTCTGTTGCTCAGTCCTCTGTGTCCTTGGCGCTATAGACAGAGCACAGGTTTGGAGTCGCTTATACCTGGTTGACTCCTGgccatttcacttcacttctctgagcttcaattttcTCGTCTGTAAGATGGCATAATGCCCCCTCTCTGGGCTGTTGTTAGGTACCTAGTGTAGTGCCTGTTACCCCAATACTAATTCGTTAATGTTCATCTATTCATCACTCTATTCATTgcaccaatatttattgagcactttttaGGTTCCAGGCAGAGTTTTAGGAACTAGGGATGTAGCAGATTACAAAACAAAGTCCTTGCTCTCAGAGAACTTGTATTCCCATGGGGAACAAgagtttctctcttctctttagcTGTGTCCTGTAATGTCCCTGTCCCTTGGAATAGCGCCTGTCCGTTTCCCGTCCTGTGCCTCCCACACCATGAGCCTGTCTCCTTTATCTTGGCTCCCTGCAGGCCCCAGCTCCTTGGATAATGCCTGATCCAGCATCCGTGCAGGTGCGGCTGCTGTGGGATGTCCTGACCCCTGATCCCGATAGCTGCCCACCTCTCTATGTGCTCTGGAGGGTCCACAGTGAGTCTCATATTTGGCCCAGAATGGGAAGGGGTAGGTCCCATGCTTAGAGGGCTCAATAATCTTGGTTACCTTCTTATCTTCCACCCAGGCCAGATCCCACAGCGGGTGGTATGGCCAGGTCCAGTACCTGCATCCCTTAGCCTGGCGTTGCTGGAATCGGTGCTGCGCCACGTCGGTCTCAACGAGGTGCACAAGGCTATAGGGCTCCTGCTAGAAACTCTAGGGCCCCCTCCCACTGGTCTGCACCTACAAAGGTATCATGTTCCCATCTGAGAGGTCCTGGGTCTGTCGCGGGCTCCCTCCCGCCTTATTTCACTTACACCCTTTTGACTCCACTCCAGGGGCATCTACCGTGAGATCTTATTCCTGACACTGGCTGCTCTGGGCAAGGACCACATGGATATAGGTGAAGGAGCAGGCAGGGGGCTGAGGGCTTAGATCTAGGGCCAGGTGTGGGAGGCTGGGGATTGACCTAACATACTGACCTACCTCCACCCTCTTCCCTAGTGGCCTTCGACAAGAAGTACAAATCCGCCTTTAACAAGCTGGCCAGCAGCATGGGCAAGGAGGAGCTGAGGCAGCGGCGGGCACAGATGCCTACCCCAAAGGCCATTGATTGCCGGAAATGTTTCGGAGCGCCTCTGGAATGCTAGGGACCCTTAAGCTTCCTTCTCCCGTCTGGGCTGAGGAGATGAGGGAGGAAGGATTCTAGAGAGACCCTGCTTCCCTGTTTCTTTCCTAGAGGAGTTGGGAATAGGCTAGGAAGCATGCCCAGGCATAGGCTCTGAGTGGGGGCCGTGGGACCCACTGTTACCAAAAGTCACAATTTCCCATCTCCAGCCTGCCCTCTATGCTCATGCTGATGCTGGAGGAGGCCTGGGGGGAGCTGGCGCATCTCTGTTCCACCCCATCCTATACCAGGAACTCCCCTCCAGGGTACCCACAGATCTGCACTGCCCTGGCCATTttataagtttttgttttaaaaaacaactggaaagatacacagctactgagcctttGCCCTGAATGGGAGGGAGGGATGTCATTTCCCACCAGAGATGGTCCCTCTCCCCTAGAATTGCTGAAGGAGCCTAAGGCTCTCTATGCCTTTCTACCTTAGTGTTtgtattttaagttatttattctgGAGCCACAGCCCCCTTGCTTAGGAGGTTCTTATGGACAgtaagagagagaagggaaatggggctccatggtccagtggtttgtagCTCCTTGAAAGTCAGGAGTTAGAAGCTAGAGGAGTCCCAAGCTCCCCTTAGGAAAAATTGGTGCCCCTCTAGTCCTAATCCTTCTTGTCCACTCCATCTTGGGGATGCCTCACACACCCAAGGCCCTGACTGTGCAATAAGGATTGTTCCTTGTGAAGTTTTGTTGGATGTAAATATAGTAAAAGctgcttctgtgttttttcttctgcCTCCTGTTCTCTGGGATAAAGGTTGGGGGATACGGCTGTTTTTCTCCTGGCTGCACATCCTTCTCTCCACCTTTTCATCCCTTGCTGCCTTTGGGCATACACTACTTTCCCCGACCAGGTCTGGTGCTGGTCCCTTGGGGCACAGGGAGTCTCAGAGCAGGAGAGGGGTGAATCCGGTGCTGGCTATGGTGGTGCCAGTCTGTGTGGTACTTCCGGCCCTCCCACACAATCCCCTCCTTGTCCCTCATCTGTACCCCACACAAAGGCTCCATTCTCTGGGGGCCCTGAGCTCATCTCTGCCTTCTTTCCTCTCCCCCATATTCCCCCTCCCAACTTCTCCAGTACCTCCACAGGGATGACAACCCTCTCCCCAGTCACTGGTGTTGGCCATGCTCACACATCCTGGGAGCTGCTCTAACTGCAGGCAGTACTCTTCCAAGCAGGGTCTCAGCCTGGGAACAGCACTAGGAGTACAAGAACAAGGATTAAGGAGCTCACTATATGTGGGCATCAGGCAGCCAGGCACTACTTTTCTAATCCTTTTGGCCCCACTTGGAgttctccctttttttcctatataatgaaataaacacaggaaacaaCTCCTAACAGAGCTACAAAATCAATTACCAAAGGGAATTAACCAGCAAAACAAAAATGCCTTGGGGAAAGAGTGTCAATGGAGGAAATAACTTACATGAGCCTCTAGTGCAAATTCCTGGGGGTGGATATCAGTGGATGAAGACAGTAGTACTACTGAATTCTGGGACCTTCAGGCCAGAGGATGCTTTCCCACCCTGTCTGGAGCAGTCCTAAAGGAGCTgcaaaggaagggaggaggggcttAGGAAATGCCATCTGTTTTTGTCAGGGACTAGGAGATGACTTCTTCAGACGGGAACCTTCACATCGCCCCAGGTTCTGATTAGATCTCACTACCTAGGGTCAAACTTTCCCTGTATCATCCCTAACAACCTTCAAGGGAGCAACTGCCTTCCTGAAAGCGTAAGTTTCTGGTGAGCGTAGCATGCCCAGCCATGCACTGAACTGTCTGGAATTACAGAGAGAATTTTAGGGCTCAGTCCCTACCTTACTAGAGCATACAGTCTTCCTGATCTAGAGTGCCTCCCAGCCTATGCTTCCCATTTTTGGGCTTCCTCATGAGGCCTGTAGTCAGATGGGTGGAATTACAGGATTCTTGAACCACAAGGGTATCTCGGAATTCCAACAGCCAAGTACTCACCATAGAATCTGACATCTCTGACCTGTGGCCTAGGGAACTGAATGAGGGGAAGGATATATCCAAATTACCTGGTCCCAATTTCTCTTCCCTCACTTTAGAGTGTGTAGGCTCCAGTATGACAAATTTTAGTTAAATCTTGTCTCTGGCACTTGCTAATTTTATTACAtcagacaagttacttaactgcttgtgcctcagtttttcctCATCTGCGAACTGGGGAGGGGTTGAATAAAGACTAATTTTGAAATCTAGATAAAGTGCTAAGcacactcaataaacattagctcCAAAAAGAAAACGAACAGATAGAGCCTGCATTGGACAAAGGACATGCCCACTACTCAGCGGCCTTGCTTACTTGTCTTTCTTGGAGATTGATCACTCCAGTTTGAAAGCTGCCCCACCACAGcctgattttaattttgttgaaaggTATTTTCTAGGGCCTCACTAGTATCTTTCTCAGTCTTATATCTTCCACCACTGTTTCTCTTGTATCGTCGCAGCCCTCGAAGAATGGCCTTTCAGACAGCACAGAAAGGACTGAACTGATAATGGACAAAGCAACAGGTTAGGGAAAAGGGCCAGTACTTTCCACGAGGGCAGTGACTTAGTCCCACGTACTGCTCTATGCCCAGCACAAAGAAGAATGTCCAATCACATAATCACATAGGTCCTCTATCACGTGCGAAATAACCAAACCAATGAAGGTATTAAAATGCGTGGGGGAGTGGTGAAATAATTTTCAGTGTAGTATAAGGCAGGTACCACAGATAGAATAACGACCAAAACTGAATTTTGAACTAAGAGGGTGAAATTGTTGGAAAAGTGAGGAAAACTCTCACAATAATTACTATTATATTTATGGAGTATTTACTAAGTCCTTGGCACTGTCCTGAGCATTTAAAATGTACTATTTTATAATCCTCACAATTACCCTATGAACTAGGTACTCATCaatcattcccattttaaagacaggGAAACTAGGGCATAGACAACAGACGTTAAGTAACTTGCACCCAAATCATACAACTGGTGAGAGATCCAAACCCAGGCAGTCAGATTCCAGAGACTATATCCTTTACCCGGACACTGCTACAATGAAAAAGAACGTGCTTTACCTGCTTTTGTACATTTTTGTGTGTCTGTTCAGGGTCCACCTGTCTTTTTGTGCCCATGTCCTTCATTAGTTTCATTTCCATCGCACAGCGTGACTTCTAAATGACttgaaaaacacattttagtGCTTCTGGAGCCAGTTATTTCTGAGTTTGAGCCATTAGTCATTAATTAGCTGTCTGAACTTTGCAAGCTCCTTAGCCTCTCTGAAGAGCCTCTCTGAACCCCTTTCTGCATCTACCAGCTTCAaatttcagctctgccacttatatGTAACTCTGGGCAAATCATTTATTTGATTTGTACCTCATTTCCTTAATCTGTATAATGGGGCTAACAGTATCTACCTCACGGAGTTACAAGGAATAAATAATCCAtggaaagctcttaaaaaaataagaatgcacATACAGCACAGTGCCTCAGTCTCTGCCCAAAACGTTAGCTATTACCATTCCTTTAACACAGTGACTCTGATACTTGGTCCCTCAGATGCTCAAGAACAATACTTATAGTACGTGTTCAAAAAACGCTGGGTTCAGGTGCTCCTAACTGCTTTGGGGAAGTAGGGAGGCTAGCAGGAGTTGGGCCTTGAGTTGATTAGGTGTAGTCGGTGGAGTGGGAGGCTGTTTCCCTCACTGTGAACCTGATCAGACCAGAGATCCGGAGAGAAGGAGCTGCGAGCGCTCTGCGCGGCGTAATTTCTCAGCAATCTGGCTAgctgtcttttttcccccagtcgTGGTTCAGTCACGACAGGACCGTGCTGGGGTACAATGAAGACCAGGAAGCTCAAGGCCTTTGGCAGACGGAGACAGGCCACGCCCCGAACAGACTGCAAGGCCCGAGCGCCTCAAGCTACTGCTATCGTGAAATTCCTGGATTCTGTCGCGATGAAACACCACCCAACGCAGACCCCACCGCGGTTCACCAGTCTCCATCTTTAGAATTGGAAGAATGAGAGCAGGCCAAAGGGGAATCCCGGTTTGGGGATACTGGGGTACGGCGGCTGCCTGGGGACCAAAACGTCTCTGAGGTAAAGTTGCAGCCTGAAGCGATTTTTTGACCCCCGACACTTAATGGGCTGCTGAAGACCCGGATGTGTCTGGGACTGGCCGAGGTACCCATTAACGCGCCCCCGCTagaccatccccctcctccctttaGGATTGGGTCTTACGTACGCCAATCATCACTTCTCCAGCCACACACTCTTCAAGGGTGGGGTGTAGCCCCGATAGCCCGTCTCCTATTCGTATGGCCGAGAAGAGAAGGGCGGGGAGGCCGGCTCAGGTCGCCCAATGGGCGTCGTGGCGTGTGGGGGAGGCGGAGCCGAGGTGCTTGGCAGCTGCCCAATCAGCGTCCTTGTTTGTGTGGTGCCGCCGCCGCCggtgcagccgccgccgccgccgctgcccccGTCTGTACCGCAGTGTCTGCTCCGCCCGCCCGCCCGGGTCCggcccgcccccctcccccacccccgcccccggtcCCGTCAGCGGGGTCCGGAACCTACTGTGCCGTCGCCTCTTCCTTTTTcgacgccgccgccgccgcctgagGAGGCGAGCTAGCCGGGAGTTACACCGCCACCGCCAGGTGAGGAGCTTTGGCCTAGGCCAGCCtggccgcccgcccgcccggggGCGGTGAGGAgcgaggaagggagggaggctgggaggaggcGGTGGTGgcggaggtgggggaagggaaaggtggaggggcggggggaggggaagcGCCCGCGAGCCGACGCCCGCCCGCGCGCCCCCGCCTTgcgtccccctccccccaccccggcaCCGCGCGCCCCCGCCTCGCGCTCCCCCTTCacctcatcccctccccctccccccgctcCGCGCGCGCGCCCCGGTCTTTCACTTCGGCCTCGCGCGCCCCTAGCTCGTGTCCcttcatttcttctccttttactCTTTCTCCCCTCCCTCGCGCCCCGTTTTCCCCGCCTTCCCCGCTTTAACTCACTGCCTCATGCCCGCCATGCTCCCCTCCTTTCCTCTGTAGCGCGCCCCCCCTTAACTCTCCACCCCCAGTGGTGCCCTCAGGGTGCGGGGGCCGCTCCCTACTCTCAGTCTTCTGTTTGCCGGCGGTTGGGACAAATAGGGGACCCTTTAGGGTGAAGGAAACATGGGATGATTATCTTTATATAGGCAAAGGGATCAGGAGCGCAGAACCTTACCCCTTTATTTCATCGTTCACCGTTCCTTCGCCCTCCCGTAGAAGGGAATTGTCTAAGCCTGTGTGGGTACTTGTCTTCTGTAGTGACTAAACCATCCCTTTCTTCGGCTGGGCTTCTGGGTCCCACTGGATCTGTATCCCAGTTCAGTCAGTGCCTGAGGGCCGAGGGAACTAGAACTTACCCTTTCCTAAAGCAGATCCGGACTTAGACTACTTTTGGCCTCCCCACTTTCAATTACACGGAGGAGATAGCTGCTCCTCTTAGTGCAGAGGTTTGGGTGCCATTTGCCTGCCCAGGATACCTTTCCCCCTTCATAAAGGTATGGTAGGCTTTTTGgattcttccccagcatcaacTTCCCTCCAAACACATGATGTTAGTTCGTAGGGCTGACACTGAAGTGGAGATGGAGGCTTTGATGGTGGCTGGGTGGCATGTGGATGCTAACTGAGCTTGCCACCAACCTTTTTTTCTTCCACTGTCACCTGGAGAATCGGGTAGCCCTCTGAGAACAGTTTTCTCCTTTCTGATAAATGGTTATTTCAAGGGCTTTTGTGTAGGTGAGGAGAGCTGGGAGATACTTGAGGTAGTGTGTTTCAGCAAAGGAAAAGAGCAATGCTTTCAGGCTCGATTGCAGCAGAGAGATTTGAACTTCCAGCAGCTGGAGTAAAAGCAGGTTTAACAGATCTGTGTCCagagaagagctgatgcttttgagtttttaaaacattttttcccctctcaaaatgtttattttttgagtAGACACTGCTTGAATGTGatccaaagtgaa
Coding sequences within:
- the DENND4B gene encoding DENN domain-containing protein 4B isoform X2 — protein: MAEERPPRLVDYFVIAGLAGNGAPIPEETWIPEPSGPLRPPRPAEPITDVAVIARALGEEVPQGYTCIQASAGGHPLELSAGLLGGTQPVICYRRGRDKPPLVELGVLYEGKERPKPGFQVLDTTPYSHSANLAPPGPGHPRTYLTYRRAAEGAGLHALGITDLCLVLPSKGEGTPHTYCRLPRNLNPGMWGPAVYLCYKVGLAKANTLVYEAELLGRYPEEDNEAFPLPESVPVFCLPMGATIECWPAQTKYPVPVFSTFVLTGAAGDKVYGAALQFYEAFPRARLSERQARALGLLSAVERGRALGGRAVRSRRAIAVLSRWPAFPAFRAFLTFLYRYSVSGPHRLPLEAHISHFIHNVPFPSPQRPRILVQMSPYDNLLLCQPVSSPLPLSGASFLQLLQTLGPELAITLLLAVLTEHKLLVHSLRPDLLTSVCEALVSMIFPLHWQCPYIPLCPLVLADVLSAPVPFIVGIHSSYFDLHDPPVDVICVDLDTNTLFQTEEKKPLSPRTLPRRPYKVLLATLTHLYQQLDQTYTGPEEEASLEFLLTDYEAVCGRRARLEREVQGAFLRFMACLLKGYRDFLRPLTQAPSEGSRDVDNLFFLQGFLKSRERSSHKLYSQLLHTQMFSQFIEECSFGSARHAALEFFDSCVDKVHPEQEKPEPVPLVELEELSGSELTVFIMPPEEPPAPEGSESTPQYCYDGFPELRAELFEAPQEQAGALPVPGPSRSAPSSPAPRRTKQEMKVAQRMAQKSAAVPELWARCLLGHCYGLWFLCLPAYVRSAPSRVRALQTAYQVLRQMESRKVVLPDEVCYRVLMQLCSHYGQPVLSVRVMLDMRRAGIVPNTITYGYYNKAVLESKWPSGTPGGRLRWAKLRNVVLGAAQFRQPLREQRQRQQKREEVETAAQEAGSSKTEPYLERPSPTRPLQRQTTWAGRSLRDPASPMGRLVKSGSLGSARGAQPTVEAGVAHMIEALGVLEPRGSPIPWHDGSLSDLSLTGEESAPGGSPGDSGSALSTQSTETLEGPSGRVPKAGGRQDEASTPRRGLGARLQQLLTPSRRSPTSRAPPSELPPDLPPSARRSPMDSLLHPRERPGSTASESSASLGSEWDLSESSLSSVSLRRSSERLSDTPGSFQPPSLEILLSSCSLCRACDSLVYDEEIMAGWAPDDSNLNTTCPFCACPFVPLLSVQTLDSRPSAPSPKPAPAGASGSSNAPVPGGPGPVLSDRRLCLALDEPQLCNGHMGTASRRVESGAWAYLSPLVLRKELESLVENEGSEVLALPELPAAHPIIFWNLLWYFQRLRLPSILPCLVLASRDGPPPHQAPAPWIMPDPASVQVRLLWDVLTPDPDSCPPLYVLWRVHSQIPQRVVWPGPVPASLSLALLESVLRHVGLNEVHKAIGLLLETLGPPPTGLHLQRGIYREILFLTLAALGKDHMDIVAFDKKYKSAFNKLASSMGKEELRQRRAQMPTPKAIDCRKCFGAPLEC